From a region of the Bacteroidota bacterium genome:
- a CDS encoding ASCH domain-containing protein, translated as MQFTKRLHEPIRAGVVTCSIRIWKRLRVKAGEAYRLGQGPGYIVVDSIDEIEFQNVSHALAIESGFESVDDLMATARHGSGQDIYLIRFHYVDGDINQ; from the coding sequence ATGCAATTTACCAAACGACTCCATGAGCCGATCCGTGCGGGTGTTGTCACGTGTAGCATCCGGATATGGAAGCGGCTGCGCGTAAAGGCAGGGGAGGCATACCGTCTTGGGCAGGGCCCTGGATATATCGTGGTGGATTCAATTGACGAGATTGAGTTCCAGAATGTCTCGCATGCGTTGGCCATCGAGTCCGGATTTGAAAGTGTGGATGACTTAATGGCAACAGCGCGGCATGGAAGCGGACAAGATATTTATCTGATCCGCTTTCATTATGTTGATGGCGATATTAATCAATAG
- a CDS encoding zf-TFIIB domain-containing protein, which produces MQVILIARGEQRICPAGGATLVKEAGNELVIDSCPQCKGIWLDAGELEAIKEVASEEGMSTGMIMGILT; this is translated from the coding sequence TTGCAAGTAATTTTGATAGCCAGAGGAGAGCAACGTATCTGCCCGGCAGGTGGGGCAACGCTTGTTAAAGAGGCCGGCAATGAGCTCGTTATAGACAGTTGTCCGCAGTGTAAGGGTATATGGCTGGATGCCGGCGAGCTAGAGGCAATCAAGGAAGTTGCCAGTGAAGAAGGGATGTCTACGGGTATGATTATGGGTATTCTCACTTAG